The segment aggTCTACCTACACCTGTTACaaagatttgttttaatttattttgtacataaaaatatgtaaatctTTAAGacttgcaaaataaaaattaaaaaaaaaactgatacttcgaaataatattaaataaaacaagcaATCTCCTAAAcctttaagaaatcttttaaaaaaaaacttctttgtgtaaaatttctttagaagaaatttttcattttttagatagttaggggagagcggggttaaaaaagtcacttaagggtttagaaaaagctcaaaatatcatatttcccaaatggataaagcgaaatgtttagctcatttctttaggaaatttactgccctacaactctttctcagatcattttattctatctagctaggaaatatgatattttaggctttttctaaacccttaagtgactttattagccccgccctcctctactgaattagatttttcttccttcttaaaaatatttgataaaaaaaaactttttcaaattttcgattttttgaGACTTCTTTATCAGGGGCActataagttaaaaaaaaaacgaaatatcACTTTAAACCTcttctgtattttttatttcacttttaaacaaattaaattttaaaacagaataatttttagaacGTTCTACGACTTTTTCTTAGAcaattttgttctatttttttttttttgaaaacacTATCCTTCGAACTCTTTTTAAACCCTTTTTGACTTCTTTAACCCTGATCTTCCGTAATccgtttaagaattttttttacacaatttaacgtatttttcagcttttaaaataaggtttgaattaaatattttttctctttattaacACCACATTGCACCACAATATAATCACACTCACTTATCCATGATGAATTTATAGATTCCACTGAGGGTTAGCCTCTGATTGGGAGCACTACTGATGGCCATTGCAATGAGGGCAATGTAGGAGAAGGGTGGCTTCTCGGGGCGATGATTTGCCTTCACGAGGGACAAAGGTAGGGGCCAGAGCCCTTCGGGAAAGGCCATATATGGATTTTCATGTAGACACCGATAGTACGGTTGGAGATTACTAAATTGCTCAAGAGGTCCATAGGCGGGAAACATCTTTCGCATTTGCCGtcggttaattttttttactttcttcttGCGTGGAAGAGCTGCGCGACTTTCACCACAAAACCACAGAACGTCTGACAGATCACTAAACGACCAAGGAGATCTTAAACAGCAGCAAAGTGATCTATTTGTTTTTCGCTGAACAGAAACAGAAACAACCGCTGGTGGGCAATAAAAAGGCGGGAAAGAAAAAGCGGGGCGCGAGGAATGTTTATGCAGAGATTGTGTCCCGAAAAAATCTCACGCATTTGCATCGTCTTTTCATGGCTATAGATGTGTTGAGCTCATCTTCCcttcccacccacaccccccgGTAGAGAGTTCCAtgtggatggaaaattcctttgGGGCTCCACCCACCAATGGAAAACGATTACAAATTGGGTTTGCTGTTAAATCCCCCCATTTAGGAGGCCGGCAATGGCAAAAGAAGATCACACGATTGATTTTTACGATGCCATAAGATTGTGGTGTGTTTTGTAAACATACAACTCATTTAATTGCGCtttgatttccttttttcttcccCCTCCCCCATAAAAACTCCCACACATCTCACTCTTTATCTCCTGAACCTCGAATTTTCCCGCGCGTGGACCTATTTTGTGGGTACACACACACGCTGAGAGGGAGTTCTCAACCCCTCAATAATCACCCCACAAGTACTCcacggtgtgtgtgtgtttattaaattctctctggttttcttttaatgcaCGTTATGGCGCATCGTAAAATTTCCGGGATGTAAAAATGACATAAAAAGATACTTCTTTACTCGTCGTGTGACAAATTCATCCTCCCAGAATTCTTCTCCCACCCGCACCCCGGCACTACGCCACAGCAGCCTCAGAGCGCATCTTGTGAAAGCCAGCTGGCTTTTGACCACCCCTCTCCCACGATTGAgttaattgatttgaaaatcatcaaaatatttaattcaaacacACACCAGTgatttttcttagttttattTGGCGGCCACAGAAAGGCGGAGAAAATTTCCGCACACAGTGGAAAATCCATGTGGAATCGGAGGGATTGGCCAGATATGCGAGTAGACGGAATtgtaaacatttcttttacagGAACCCgcctttatttaaatttgctGAAGGCATTTCTGATCAGACGACAAAAGGCgtctttgggatttttttttgcaggggTAAGGattggagcttttcttttcctattGATTGAATATGTGAAACAGTTTTTCGTAATTATGTTTTTTGGAgttattttttgggaaatttttggtaAGTAGTTAGTTAATTAGATAGGTAGGTAGATAGGAAGATAGGTAAGTAGGGAAGTAGGTGGGTGGATAGCTAGAAAACTGGCTATATAGCTAAATACATAGATATAGATAAACAGAGTCAGGTAAATAGCTAGATAGGAGATAGCTAGATAGACAGACAGATAGATAGATAGACGGGTAGGtagctaaataaataattagatAGATTGATATTTAGATAAAGAGCTATATAAATCTTACGAGCTAGATCGATAGCATCGATAGGTTTCTAGATAGATATGTAGACATATTGCTTGATATTCACTACTGAGTCCCGCCTTAATCCGTGTTTTAGGGCAGACAAATTTTTAAGCTACATAGACTTAATATGTCGAAGCtagtcttaaattttttaaggtagATCTAAGATTTCGATGCTAGTCTTAAGATTTCAAGCtaaacttaagtttttaaactaataTTAAGATTAGTGTAGTTTAAGTTTTTCTAAATCAAGTTTTTAAGATTGAAAGGGTTATCAaatgtttatttgtttatttatttttacctcTCCTATTCATTGTTttagttgcaaaaaaaaaactgtttcatggctaatttataaatatagtTAGAAATAACGACTATTGTTTGTACTATATACACTACACAGTATACATAATACAACGCATAAGATCAACTTGCCAATCACCTCTGTGTCTGAATCATCAATAAAGGGGGGATTTGTGGtgccaaaataatttaatcctTCATTGCAAATCACACGAAGAAGGTGCATTTGAGAATTAATTCGATGCTAAACTATGTCGGTGTTGAGCAATACGAGGAAATAGTAGATACAACATCGCAACATTGTGCGTGTTTGACACGCTGAAGAGACACTTGAGGAGACATAAACAAGGGGCGAGAGCCACATTGAGCGTACATTGAGAGGATTTCAGAGGAGGCAACCCAAGGCTGGAATTCCGGGGGAAAAGACAACAAAACAGTGTTATTGTTTTGAGGAATAAATTAGATCAAATTCAAATGCCATGCATTGagtttgaaaatatatattgccTCAATAATCTTTAATAACAGAACGTATAACACACCCCCGCACATTGGCATGTTTCACAAAATATGGAATCTAAATTCATTATAATtctctgtcttttttttatttattttaaattcattttatgcaaCAACATGAGAAGACAGAGAGGATCTTAATCCCATATAGAGAGAGTATAATGAAATATGGAGGCATGTTTTAGTGCTGCCTTTTGCTATATCTGCAATGAATGCCCGTTAAGCACCAGAGACTAATTTTAGCGCCTAAATTCACTAAAGGCTGacaagattaaaagaaaagtctcaGCTGCAGGATTCTCCTTGACTTCGATCAATGCAAGATGTTGGTGTCTAAACAGAACTAACATCGTTATAGTATTTAAATGTGTTTTAGGATCTCTATTTTTCATGTTATTCGTTTATAGTTATTTGAGCAATGAAGCAATTTTAGAAGGGGTTAAacaattaatgatttttatgcttcGTGGTTTGACAGAATATTGTCATGAAGAATTTAGAGCTTGCAAATAAAGCTGCTGCATTGCCTGAAGAAGTAGTTGTTTAGAATCGAAacgtttattatttattttttaaattattaaattttgtaccaAACAATAGCTctctaaaaatttcagattattTAGTCTTTGATATAACTCTTCAGGGGATACTAATTGAAAATTAGCTTATCTAAACCATTTCCAAAACATTgtaaagataagaaaattcgGTGATAACACCTCAATTACTCTCATAAAACTCTCAATCATTATCATTTGGGAATAAATACGCCGGTAAGACGAAAATATCAGCTAGTTTAGTTCTGAATTCTATCAATTAAATATCGTCTTCAAAAAATGGAGCAGTGGAAGGGTCGTGTAGCCGTTGTAACAGGAGCTTCTTCAGGTAAATCGTCAAAAATATGATAAGCCagccatcttttttttctaacgcccatttcatttgaaattcaaggAATTGGCGCTGCAGTCGCCAAGGATCTCGTTAAAGCGGGAATGATAACGATCGGTTTGGCGCGAAGGGTTGAGCGCATTGAAGCATTGAAGAAGGATCTTCCAACGTCCCTTCAGAGCAATCTTCATGCCTACAGCTGCGATATTACGAAAGAAGATGAAATTGTTAAAGTTTTCTCGGCAATTGATGCAAAATTCAATGGGATTGATGTGTTGATTAACAACGCCGGAGCGACGTATGATATGGACTTGATAAAAGGAGataattcagcaaaaattcgTCAAGTGATCGATACGAATGTTCTTGGATTGGTTTTCTCCACACGCGAAACCTACAAATCAATGGAGAAGCATGGAAGGAATTCTCATGTTGTTCACATAAATAGCATTGCGGGGCATGGCATAATTCGTCCACTTTCAATGCCATCGCACAATATCTATGCGCCAAGTAAGTGGGCCGTAACGGCCATAACAGAAATTCATCGACAGGAATTTATCCGAAGTAAGCATCACATTAAGGTGACCTCAGTTAGTCCTGGAGCTGTTGATACGGATCTGCTGTCTAAGTGCTACAAAGAATCCTTCCCGGATATGCCAATGCTCAAACCTGAAGATGTTTCCAATAGCATTCTTCATGTTCTAGGGACTCCTACGCATGTTCAAATTCACGAACTTACCATTAAACCCTTCGGGGAGAATCTTTAGTAATTCGCACGCAaggtttgttttttaattttcgttaatattctgaaatttttaaataaatgtttaaaaaaaaagttctttgattaaaatttagaggagtttattcatttcaacatgggaaaatttttcatttttaaataatttggatACGGTAAATTATCTACTGAAAAACTTCCCATTATCTACTGGGATTAGCTCGTGAGTAAAACcccaaagatttattttaaaatgcaaagtctgaCGTcactcttcaattttttatctgTTTTAAAATTCAGGAAGAGAAGTATTCATGCTCATGCCTCGTCGATGATTTTTAACTAGGCGATACAtttaaagaatcaaaaaaatacaatagtgacgtcattcttttactgtttttaataaatattcgcTGGTTTTTCCCAACtgattttaaaggaaaattcaaaagtctCTCAAATGAAGAGGTTTTccacatagaatttcttttttgattttaataaagaaatatcataaaaaaattaccacAATCATGAACCACAGTTCAACACAAATATGGTGCAATTGTGTGCCCCTTGGAAGCCACACAAATCGGTGAAATGAGTGTGACTCCTTTTCATTTGGcaaacaacacacacacacacggaaAATAGATGTATCAAAGAAAAGCAATAAAGTTAATTTCGGGttatattaaataaacaaataatgtTTGTACAAATGTGTTCTTCCCGCAGAGGCGCGCTATTTTGCCTTTGCTGCTACACTCATTCATCCATCACCTACGAAATGgttgtataattttttcccggaatttatttatttttcatctgtTGCACGGTTAATAAAGCAAAGTGCTGcccttttcttctttaatttttctctttttgctcCAGCAGTGCTCCCCAAATTAGTGCACGAGGCGGCATTTTCTGcagagttcttttttttaccccaaCGCGTGTAAAAGATCTCATTCCCATCGTTTAAGCAGCGCTGCGGGTGGGAGTCATGGGGCAATTAAGAATGCCGCACCCCCACACTTGAGAAGTTGGTTGTGGATGGACACCCTTGAGGAGGAGAAGGGGTGCGAAATGGGGCAAAGCACGGAGGCTGTGCGGAAAGAAAAGGGCTCATTTATATGGAGGACAACCGCTTACAGATCAAAAGCGATTTCACCCGCTtcgtaaatattttcctttgaattttccccGTAAACATTTTCAACACACAACATTTTAACAACTAACCGCGCGCCTGTGTAAATGTTTTATGCGGTTTTTTCTTGATGTTTCTCCACCATCAAACGCCCACACTACAAAATAACACAAGTAAATAATGTTATAACTTTTCCACCACACATCGCCTTGTCCACTGAAAAAGGCGCGAAAAGGCATCAAATGCCTCCATACAAATTATTGGCCAatcgaagaaaaataaaacgaattaATGGAATTTGAGGTTTTCCcgattttttggattttttgatgattttgtcaaataaattgaaacttaaaaattgaagaaaataaaagaaattaatccttaagttaataataatttcccgGGTTTCTCGTCGGTTAAATGGGCgttctcacccagaaaaactcacgttttccagagctttcgacttCGTttggagccttcttcagtggctacagagagaaggaatttatttacacacaATTTCTACAAAAACACGACAATTTCCCCAAGCTTGggtgagtggaaaattgtcttgaGTTTTTCTGGGTTAGAACGCCCATTTAACCGACAAAAAAAGccgaaaaattattattgtctctatgagccggaaaatcaattcTTAATCCTGAAGTTCTTTAATGACCAAGAACTTTTGGAAACTCcacaggaaaaaaatgtccagaatgtgagaatttcaaataatttttttgagcagaaaaattaattttcgaaattgaaaatactgaattcttatcaatatATTAACGAGAGTGCAAGccaaattctaatttttggtttcaaaattggctctAAAaccgctcttgaaagtccccgagtttccaaaatttcaagaccatcccttatttatttttatccagaaaaaggaaaattttctcctggaaaataaatccagatattctctttaaattccTGATAACTGATTTTCtatatacaaaagaaaagaaatccatCGCCTCTCCATCCAATTCGTCTGCAAGAGAACTTCTCGAAGCATGCgaattcttcctcttttttttgccatgtGAGTCTTGAGGAAAGAGGGGTTGATCCACCCCCGACACATATTCGCGGAATTCGGCATTACAAATTGTTCTCTCCGATTTCGTATTGATgtcatttttgcattttgtcgCCTGGTGTGAGGGATGattgtgctttttttcccATGAATATCTGAAGAAATCCCAAGCAGCTGAAGAAAGGAGGAAAATCACACGCGAGGCGGAATCTTTTTGTTGCCGAAAAAAGGGTGTCAGAAGAGAATTTTGGGGGACATTTTTCAGGTGGAAAATATGTGGGcatatatgtttttttttctgggatgGAGAGAAAAGTGCGAGAGAGCTGGTGGAGATAATCCTCTTGAGCAGAATGGAAGTTATTGTGTGTATTTCTCATATTTGCACACGACATGTATGGAGCACTTAGAGGAGCTCCGCGACTCCTTCCGCACCTCCACTAAATGCCTCCTCTGCTGAAACCTAGCAAAAAGGGAGATTTCACATGTTAGatggggggtggtggtggatgTTGTACCTTGAAATTTCAGGAGTTATTGATTGCCGTGTCGCCTTCACCGGTGTGCGGAGGAATTACGTGGCGGCAAATAAAtggatgtttatttttctacaaGTGGAAAACAAATAGGGACGCGAcatgggaagaaaattcacgCATATTGCAAGAAGAACATCATCCTCGTGAGATCCCTCCGTGTTCAACAACGTCTCAACAACTTTCTCAACCAACTTCCTTCGCTCTGTTTAAGCACACGGTGAAGCTTTTAGAAGGCGAAAAAAGGGCGGGGAACCACCAGAAGGATCATGAAGAGGAAGTGTCTGCCAAGCTCCTGATTCATTGCccaacaattttcccacagaaaatttaaagagaaaagacttcttattttgaatttttgaggatttaaattgtcttttaaatctcttattttttaatgatggGAGATGGGAATATAGAAAAGCTccagaaaaattgtaaaagctttagacatgaatttttccttaaattttaagtcaaagaaaattttaatgatgatTTGATCGAATCATCGATAAAGTTTGATCGTTTAAAATCTTAAACGATCAAACAATTTAGGTTTGTCTAATTTaagctcaaaggaacccacaaaaattatttttagttcaatcttCTCACTAGATTGATTGCGAACCCGAAAAGGTTAATCTGAAAAAATCTatctgtaatttattttatttctcattggaaaaatgtaagaaaatggaaaattttgaaaacttttcgactagaattttaataaaaaaaaatcaattaaaattctgaaagaaaaagaagacaaaaagCTCAGAAATCTTAAGCTTTTGCGTTTTTCCCTATTaaacaagagattttttttattcttatcaattttccatccaagaaaaatgtagaaacatttctcatgaatttttctctctaataAGAGCCTTAACAAACCTTTTCCACGTGCAACCCCCCAAACTTTGGTCCATCAACTACCCCTATCATTCACCCAAACTCCCCCACCCTTCATTACTTGCAACATACAGTCAATTATATAATGCGGTTGGGGTATCATCTTCAATTGAAACACAAAGATCGAGCGCCGAGAGTCGAATGTTGCGATGAAAAGACTCTCGAAGCTGACATAAAATCCCTGTTCGCATTTATatacaaatagaattttattgtctGGCCACACACGCGGCATGAGAGAATGGAAATGAGATTCAGGCCCTCACACCCCGTTTAGGGCTTCATACAATTTTCCGGGAGTGGCCCTCGCACCGCTCTTTTCGGGTGAAATCTCCAAAAGGCATTAAAAGCCGCACCGAGAGGGCTATAAATGTGGGCTCAAGGAAAATTTGCTGTGCCAGAAATCATTGAAGTAATTATCGCAACTTAAACCCCGCAATGAGAGTTTAGCATTTTAGATTGGTTCGAGTTTAATTGGAGGTGGTTTAGGGGTTGGTTGGGGGTAGTTTTAAGGTGTCGctgagaaaagtttaaaattggatggattttctgtattttctcGTATGTTAAGTGgggatgaaaatgtaatatgTGGGTGGATTTGGGAGAGCCACAAGTTCTCtcctgaaaattccaaaaagggattaatgaggaaaattcacaattatATTGCTAAATCCCAAAGGGGTgagataattttcctttttcc is part of the Lutzomyia longipalpis isolate SR_M1_2022 chromosome 3, ASM2433408v1 genome and harbors:
- the LOC129793013 gene encoding farnesol dehydrogenase-like — its product is MEQWKGRVAVVTGASSGIGAAVAKDLVKAGMITIGLARRVERIEALKKDLPTSLQSNLHAYSCDITKEDEIVKVFSAIDAKFNGIDVLINNAGATYDMDLIKGDNSAKIRQVIDTNVLGLVFSTRETYKSMEKHGRNSHVVHINSIAGHGIIRPLSMPSHNIYAPSKWAVTAITEIHRQEFIRSKHHIKVTSVSPGAVDTDLLSKCYKESFPDMPMLKPEDVSNSILHVLGTPTHVQIHELTIKPFGENL